A single window of Microbacterium oryzae DNA harbors:
- the priA gene encoding bifunctional 1-(5-phosphoribosyl)-5-((5-phosphoribosylamino)methylideneamino)imidazole-4-carboxamide isomerase/phosphoribosylanthranilate isomerase PriA, which translates to MNDFASTPALTLLPAVDVADGKAVRLTQGEAGSETSYGDPLEAADAWKSQGADWIHLVDLDAAFGRGSNASILRRVIKHVRGVNVELSGGIRDDASLEAALETGAQRINLGTAALENPEWTASVISRYGDAVAVGLDVRGTTLAARGWTQEGGDIWEVLERLEEGGCSRYVVTDVTKDGTLRGPNLDLLREMARRTQKPIVASGGVSSLDDIIALRELVPLGVEGAIVGKALYAGAFTLAEALDVAGY; encoded by the coding sequence ATGAACGACTTCGCATCCACTCCCGCTCTCACGCTGCTGCCCGCGGTCGACGTCGCCGACGGGAAGGCCGTGCGCCTGACCCAGGGCGAGGCCGGCTCCGAGACGAGCTACGGCGACCCGCTCGAGGCGGCCGACGCGTGGAAGAGCCAGGGCGCCGACTGGATCCACCTCGTCGACCTCGACGCGGCCTTCGGACGCGGCAGCAACGCCTCGATCCTCCGTCGCGTGATCAAGCACGTCCGCGGCGTGAACGTGGAGCTCTCCGGCGGCATCCGCGACGACGCGTCGCTCGAGGCGGCGCTGGAGACCGGCGCCCAGCGCATCAACCTCGGCACGGCCGCCCTCGAGAACCCCGAGTGGACGGCCTCCGTGATCAGCCGGTACGGCGACGCGGTCGCCGTCGGCCTCGACGTCCGCGGCACGACCCTCGCGGCGCGCGGCTGGACGCAGGAGGGCGGCGACATCTGGGAGGTGCTCGAGCGCCTCGAGGAGGGCGGCTGCAGCCGCTACGTCGTCACCGACGTCACGAAGGACGGAACCCTGCGCGGCCCCAACCTCGACCTCCTGCGCGAGATGGCTCGGCGCACGCAGAAGCCGATCGTCGCCTCGGGCGGCGTCTCCAGCCTCGACGACATCATCGCGCTGCGCGAGCTCGTGCCGCTCGGGGTCGAGGGCGCGATCGTCGGCAAGGCCCTCTACGCGGGCGCCTTCACGCTCGCCGAGGCGCTGGATGTCGCCGGATACTGA
- the hisH gene encoding imidazole glycerol phosphate synthase subunit HisH, which translates to MSAERPSVAVLEYGSGNVHSAVKALEAAGADVELTRDRATVLGADGLLVPGVGAFQAVMEQLESIRGGELIDRRLAGGRPVLGICVGMQVLFGRGIERGVETEGLGEWPGTVAELDAPVVPHMGWNTVQAGERSRLFRGVEDERFYFVHSYAVQQWELEVDPPFPQPVLTWADHGGPFLAAVENGPLTATQFHPEKSGEAGIRLLRNWVDTLRR; encoded by the coding sequence GTGAGCGCCGAGCGGCCCAGCGTCGCCGTCCTGGAGTACGGGTCGGGCAACGTCCACTCCGCCGTGAAGGCGCTGGAGGCAGCGGGCGCGGATGTCGAGCTCACGCGCGACCGCGCGACCGTGCTCGGCGCCGACGGCCTGCTCGTGCCGGGCGTCGGCGCCTTCCAGGCCGTGATGGAGCAGCTCGAGTCCATCCGCGGCGGCGAGCTCATCGACCGCCGCCTCGCGGGCGGGCGCCCCGTGCTCGGCATCTGCGTGGGCATGCAGGTGCTCTTCGGCCGCGGCATCGAGCGCGGCGTGGAGACGGAGGGCCTCGGAGAGTGGCCGGGCACCGTCGCCGAGCTCGACGCCCCCGTCGTGCCGCACATGGGCTGGAACACCGTGCAGGCGGGGGAGCGGTCGCGGCTCTTCCGCGGCGTCGAGGACGAGCGCTTCTACTTCGTCCACTCCTACGCCGTGCAGCAGTGGGAGCTCGAGGTCGATCCGCCGTTCCCGCAGCCCGTGCTGACCTGGGCCGACCACGGCGGCCCCTTCCTCGCGGCGGTCGAGAACGGGCCGCTGACGGCGACTCAGTTCCACCCGGAGAAGTCCGGCGAGGCCGGCATCCGACTCCTCCGCAACTGGGTGGACACCCTCCGCCGCTGA
- the hisB gene encoding imidazoleglycerol-phosphate dehydratase HisB → MTRTARRTRSTSESSIELELDLDGTGRSSIDTSVPFFDHMLTAFAKHSLTDLTVRATGDTHIDAHHTVEDTAIVLGQAIREALGDKAGISRYGDALVPLDEALAQAVVDISGRPYLVHTGEPAGFEQHLIGGHFTGSLVRHTFEALAFNAGLTVHVRVVGGRDPHHIAEAEYKAFARAFRQAKALDPLVQGIPSTKGAL, encoded by the coding sequence ATGACCCGAACCGCGCGCCGCACCCGTTCCACGAGCGAGTCCAGCATCGAGCTGGAGCTCGACCTCGACGGCACGGGCAGGAGCAGCATCGACACGTCGGTGCCGTTCTTCGACCACATGCTCACGGCGTTCGCGAAGCACTCGCTGACCGACCTCACGGTGCGCGCGACGGGCGACACGCACATCGACGCGCACCACACCGTCGAGGACACCGCGATCGTGCTGGGCCAGGCCATCCGCGAAGCGCTCGGCGACAAGGCGGGCATCTCCCGCTACGGCGACGCGCTGGTGCCGCTCGACGAGGCGCTCGCGCAGGCGGTCGTCGACATCTCCGGTCGGCCCTACCTCGTCCACACGGGAGAGCCGGCGGGCTTCGAGCAGCACCTCATCGGCGGACACTTCACCGGCTCGCTCGTGCGTCACACCTTCGAGGCCCTCGCGTTCAACGCGGGGCTGACGGTGCACGTGCGCGTCGTGGGGGGTCGCGACCCGCATCACATCGCGGAGGCAGAGTACAAGGCATTCGCCCGCGCCTTCCGCCAGGCGAAGGCGCTCGACCCGCTCGTGCAGGGCATCCCGTCGACGAAGGGCGCGCTGTGA
- a CDS encoding histidinol-phosphate transaminase yields the protein MTVSLDDLPLRDDLRGQQPYGAPQAPLPVALNVNENTHPIPDEVADDIADSVALALRDVNRYPDREFTALREGFADYLGHGIQPEQVWAANGSNEVLQHILQAFAGPGRTAFGFAPTYSMYALLTRGVGATYVSGERGPAFSLSPESAAEQVAAARPDVVFLCAPNNPTGTPMENDVIEAVYEASEGIVIVDEAYREFAPRDAPSALQLLPGRPRLVVSRTMSKAFAFAGARVGYLAADPAVIDALRLVRLPYHLSALTQAAASAALRHADTMLGMVDEIVEQRDRISATLEALGYTVYPTWSNFVLFGGVEDTRATWQALYDRGVLIRDVGIPGHLRVTAGTEEETSAFLDALAAIGR from the coding sequence GTGACCGTCTCACTCGATGACCTGCCCCTGCGCGACGACCTCCGCGGCCAGCAGCCGTACGGAGCGCCGCAGGCGCCCCTCCCCGTCGCACTGAACGTCAACGAGAACACGCATCCCATCCCCGACGAGGTCGCCGACGACATCGCGGACTCGGTGGCGCTGGCGCTGCGCGACGTGAACCGCTACCCCGACCGGGAGTTCACCGCGCTGCGCGAGGGATTCGCGGACTACCTCGGCCACGGCATCCAGCCCGAGCAGGTGTGGGCGGCCAACGGCTCCAACGAGGTGCTCCAGCACATCCTGCAGGCGTTCGCCGGCCCGGGTCGCACGGCGTTCGGCTTCGCGCCCACCTACTCGATGTACGCCCTCCTCACGCGCGGAGTGGGCGCGACCTACGTCTCCGGCGAGCGGGGGCCCGCCTTCTCGCTCAGCCCGGAGAGCGCGGCCGAGCAGGTGGCGGCCGCCCGCCCCGATGTGGTCTTCCTCTGCGCGCCGAACAACCCCACCGGAACCCCGATGGAGAACGACGTGATCGAGGCGGTGTACGAGGCGTCGGAGGGCATCGTCATCGTGGACGAGGCCTACCGCGAGTTCGCTCCCCGCGACGCGCCGTCGGCGCTGCAGCTGCTTCCCGGGCGGCCGCGGCTCGTGGTCTCGCGCACGATGAGCAAGGCGTTCGCCTTCGCCGGTGCCCGCGTCGGGTACCTCGCCGCGGACCCCGCCGTCATCGACGCGCTGCGGCTCGTGCGCCTGCCCTACCACCTCAGCGCCCTCACACAGGCGGCGGCGTCGGCTGCGCTGCGTCATGCCGACACGATGCTGGGCATGGTCGACGAGATCGTGGAGCAGCGCGACCGCATCTCGGCGACCCTCGAGGCGCTCGGCTACACCGTCTACCCGACCTGGTCGAACTTCGTGCTGTTCGGCGGCGTGGAGGACACCCGGGCGACGTGGCAGGCGCTGTACGACCGCGGTGTGCTGATCCGCGACGTCGGCATCCCCGGACACCTGCGCGTGACGGCGGGGACCGAGGAGGAGACGAGCGCGTTCCTCGACGCCCTCGCCGCCATCGGACGCTGA
- a CDS encoding LysM peptidoglycan-binding domain-containing protein encodes MRAHRSAPAPATRLRLTLRGRRVLAGLAAAPVVAAIGFGALSGGAALASRADSAPAGTFDTVTVGAGDSLWEIAETVAPDADPRDVVDEILHLNQLRDGVIAAGQQLAIPAAYSTAG; translated from the coding sequence ATGCGCGCACATCGCTCCGCTCCGGCTCCCGCCACCCGTCTGCGCCTGACCCTGCGCGGTCGCCGCGTCCTCGCCGGCCTCGCCGCGGCCCCCGTCGTCGCGGCGATCGGCTTCGGCGCTCTCAGCGGCGGTGCCGCTCTCGCCTCCCGCGCGGACAGCGCGCCCGCCGGCACCTTCGACACCGTCACCGTCGGTGCGGGGGACTCCCTGTGGGAGATCGCCGAGACCGTCGCCCCCGATGCCGACCCTCGCGACGTCGTCGACGAGATCCTGCACCTGAACCAGCTGCGCGACGGCGTCATCGCCGCCGGTCAGCAGCTCGCCATCCCCGCCGCCTACTCCACCGCCGGCTGA
- the lexA gene encoding transcriptional repressor LexA, giving the protein MTDAGTREEKPRTRRRKSLSDKQLAILEVIQRSIQHNGYPPSMREIGDAVGLKSLSSVTHQLGQLELSGYLRRDPGKTRAMEVLIDLPGSAAENPADAGPAVGDAALVPLVGRIAAGVPITAEQQVEEIFPLPRQLVGKGELFMLKVSGESMIDAAICDGDWVVVRSQGTAENGDIVAAMVDGEATVKTFRQRDGHTWLLPRNSAFEPILADEAVVLGKVVAILRSV; this is encoded by the coding sequence ATGACGGATGCGGGTACGCGCGAGGAGAAGCCGCGCACGCGGCGACGCAAGAGCCTGAGCGACAAGCAGCTGGCCATCCTCGAGGTCATCCAGCGCTCCATCCAGCACAACGGCTACCCGCCGAGCATGCGCGAGATCGGCGACGCCGTCGGGCTGAAGTCGCTGTCGAGCGTCACCCACCAGCTGGGCCAGCTGGAGCTCAGCGGCTACCTGCGGCGCGACCCGGGCAAGACGCGGGCCATGGAGGTCCTCATCGACCTGCCGGGATCCGCCGCCGAGAACCCCGCAGACGCGGGCCCCGCGGTGGGCGATGCCGCCCTCGTCCCCCTCGTCGGACGCATCGCGGCGGGCGTGCCGATCACCGCCGAGCAGCAGGTCGAGGAGATCTTCCCACTCCCCCGTCAGTTGGTCGGTAAGGGCGAGCTGTTCATGCTCAAGGTCAGCGGCGAGTCGATGATCGACGCCGCGATCTGCGATGGGGACTGGGTTGTCGTCCGCTCGCAGGGTACGGCGGAGAACGGCGACATCGTCGCGGCGATGGTCGACGGCGAGGCCACCGTCAAGACGTTCCGTCAGCGCGACGGCCACACCTGGCTGCTGCCCCGCAATTCCGCGTTCGAGCCGATCCTCGCCGATGAGGCCGTGGTGCTCGGGAAGGTCGTGGCGATCCTCCGCTCCGTGTGA
- the metE gene encoding 5-methyltetrahydropteroyltriglutamate--homocysteine S-methyltransferase yields the protein MTDFPLGTILGYPRIGRRRELKRAVEAHWGGKIDESELRERAAELRRATRTRLVELGLDEPSAIPESFSFYDQVLDAALAVGALPARFADHREQDGSIGLAAEFAAARGDGENAPLEMTKWFDTNYHYLVPEIGPDTVFAAQPARYADLVAEAAADGVSTRPVVVGPVTLLALAKAADGAAAGFRPLDRLADLLPAYLEILSALRAAGAEWVQLDEPALVSETLEVSPAEVARAVAEAYAVLGAAEDRPQLLVAAPYGAPSVAGWGALVGTPVEAIALDLVRGGVPAAVDGVEEKTIVAGVVDARNIWRGDLDRAWALLEQTSGLKPARVTVGTSNSLQHVPHDVADEPDLDPRLKTWLAFADQKTGEVSVLARGLREGRTAVEHAFTEAAVALADRRSAPGVHDDRVRARTRALAPTDFERGAVEERVSAQRDALALPPLPTTTIGSFPQTGDIRRARAAHDRGELTTPAYEQVLRDEVERVIRLQEELGLDVLVHGEPERNDMVQYFAENLDGFAVTRNGWVQSYGSRATRPSILWGDVSRPAPITVRWATYAQSLTSKPVKGMLTGPVTILAWSFVRDDQPLGETARQVALALRDEIADLEQAGIGIIQVDEPALRELLPLYARARDAYLEWSVGSFRLATASARPATQIHTHLCYSEFGTVLEAISALDADVTSIEAARSRDELFEALAGYERGIGPGVWDIHSPRVPSAAEIGGRIDRAVAAVDVDRVWINPDCGLKTRQYEETVASLANLVAATGEAREALLARA from the coding sequence ATGACCGACTTCCCCCTGGGAACGATCCTCGGGTACCCCCGCATCGGACGCCGCCGTGAGCTCAAGCGCGCGGTCGAGGCCCACTGGGGCGGCAAGATCGACGAGTCGGAGCTGCGCGAGCGCGCCGCCGAGCTGCGACGCGCCACGCGCACGCGCCTGGTCGAGCTCGGCCTCGACGAGCCGTCGGCCATCCCCGAGTCGTTCTCGTTCTACGACCAGGTTCTGGATGCCGCGCTCGCCGTGGGCGCCCTGCCCGCGCGGTTCGCCGACCACCGCGAACAGGATGGCTCGATCGGCCTCGCCGCCGAGTTCGCCGCCGCGCGCGGCGACGGCGAGAACGCGCCCCTCGAGATGACGAAGTGGTTCGACACGAACTACCACTACCTCGTGCCGGAGATCGGCCCGGACACCGTCTTCGCCGCGCAGCCCGCGCGGTACGCCGATCTCGTCGCCGAGGCGGCGGCCGACGGCGTGAGCACGCGCCCCGTCGTCGTGGGCCCGGTGACGCTGCTGGCGCTCGCCAAGGCCGCCGACGGCGCCGCGGCCGGATTCCGGCCGCTCGACCGCCTCGCCGACCTGCTGCCGGCGTACCTGGAGATCCTGTCCGCACTGCGCGCAGCGGGCGCCGAGTGGGTGCAGCTCGACGAGCCCGCCCTCGTGAGCGAGACGCTCGAGGTCAGCCCGGCCGAGGTCGCGCGCGCGGTGGCCGAGGCCTACGCGGTTCTCGGCGCGGCGGAGGATCGACCGCAGCTCCTCGTCGCCGCCCCCTACGGCGCACCGAGCGTCGCGGGATGGGGGGCGCTGGTCGGCACGCCCGTCGAGGCGATCGCGCTCGACCTGGTCCGCGGCGGCGTGCCCGCCGCCGTCGACGGGGTCGAGGAGAAGACCATCGTCGCGGGCGTCGTCGATGCGCGGAACATCTGGCGCGGCGACCTCGACCGGGCGTGGGCGCTTCTCGAGCAGACGAGCGGGCTGAAGCCCGCACGCGTCACCGTGGGCACCTCGAACTCCCTGCAGCACGTGCCGCACGACGTGGCGGATGAGCCCGACCTCGACCCGCGCCTGAAGACCTGGCTCGCATTCGCCGACCAGAAGACCGGGGAGGTGTCCGTCCTCGCCCGCGGACTCCGCGAGGGACGCACCGCGGTCGAGCACGCGTTCACGGAGGCCGCCGTCGCCCTCGCCGACCGCCGCTCGGCACCCGGCGTGCACGACGACCGCGTCCGCGCCCGCACGCGCGCCCTCGCGCCGACGGACTTCGAGCGCGGTGCCGTCGAGGAGCGCGTCTCCGCGCAGCGCGACGCGCTTGCGCTCCCGCCGCTTCCGACGACGACCATCGGCTCGTTCCCGCAGACCGGCGACATCCGCCGCGCGCGGGCGGCGCACGACCGCGGAGAGCTGACGACGCCCGCGTACGAGCAGGTGCTCCGCGACGAGGTCGAGCGGGTCATCCGCCTGCAGGAGGAGCTGGGACTCGACGTGCTCGTGCACGGCGAGCCCGAGCGCAACGACATGGTGCAGTACTTCGCCGAGAACCTCGACGGCTTCGCGGTGACGCGCAACGGCTGGGTGCAGTCGTACGGTTCGCGCGCCACGCGCCCGTCGATCCTCTGGGGCGACGTCTCCCGGCCGGCTCCCATCACCGTGCGCTGGGCGACCTACGCGCAGTCGCTCACGTCGAAGCCCGTCAAGGGCATGCTCACGGGTCCGGTCACGATCCTCGCCTGGTCGTTCGTCCGCGACGATCAGCCGCTCGGCGAGACCGCCCGTCAGGTCGCGCTCGCGCTGCGCGACGAGATCGCCGATCTCGAGCAGGCCGGCATCGGCATCATCCAGGTGGATGAGCCCGCCCTGCGCGAGCTGCTGCCCCTGTACGCCCGGGCACGCGACGCATACCTCGAGTGGTCGGTCGGGTCGTTCCGGCTGGCGACCGCGAGCGCGCGCCCGGCCACGCAGATCCACACGCACCTCTGCTACTCCGAGTTCGGCACCGTCCTCGAGGCGATCTCGGCGCTCGATGCCGACGTCACCTCGATCGAGGCCGCCCGCAGTCGCGACGAGCTCTTCGAGGCACTCGCCGGTTACGAGCGGGGGATCGGCCCCGGCGTGTGGGACATCCACTCGCCGCGCGTGCCGAGCGCGGCGGAGATCGGCGGCCGCATCGATCGCGCCGTCGCCGCCGTCGACGTCGACCGCGTCTGGATCAATCCCGACTGCGGTCTGAAGACGCGACAGTACGAGGAGACCGTGGCGTCGCTGGCGAACCTCGTCGCCGCGACGGGCGAGGCACGGGAGGCGCTCCTGGCGCGCGCCTGA
- a CDS encoding methylenetetrahydrofolate reductase, translating into MESSATPFSFELYPPRTRSRTAALEETIRRLAAAGPEFLSVTYGAGGATGGESLRVLRWIRENTDVEPLAHLTCVGNDYATASALIREFLVAGVLRFLALRGDPPLGKAEGDVFLGDLTTSAELVQLIHRVQAERAPYSETTIPGHPEAARVDPRPRARTTVAAFPNGHPRSRHPREHIDALLAKQAAGADAAITQLFFHAEDYLRFVDRARAAGVVIPILPGIMPVTSPGKLARMLELTGEPLPADLSIDLEVEPTAEGRREVGIAYAARLAREVLAGGAPGIHLYAFNEHETVLAVLREAGIPLRETAAS; encoded by the coding sequence ATGGAGTCGTCGGCCACGCCGTTCTCGTTCGAGCTGTATCCGCCGAGGACGCGGTCGCGCACGGCGGCCCTCGAGGAGACCATCCGCCGCCTCGCGGCGGCGGGGCCGGAGTTCCTCTCGGTGACGTACGGCGCGGGCGGCGCCACGGGCGGGGAGTCCCTGCGGGTGCTGCGCTGGATCCGCGAGAACACCGACGTGGAGCCCCTCGCGCACCTCACGTGCGTGGGCAACGACTACGCCACCGCGAGCGCCCTCATCCGCGAGTTCCTCGTCGCCGGCGTGCTGCGCTTCCTCGCGCTGCGCGGCGATCCGCCCCTCGGCAAGGCGGAGGGCGACGTGTTCCTCGGCGACCTCACCACCTCCGCCGAGCTCGTCCAGCTCATCCACCGCGTGCAGGCGGAGCGGGCGCCGTACAGCGAGACGACGATCCCCGGCCATCCCGAGGCCGCCCGCGTGGACCCGCGGCCGCGCGCTCGGACGACGGTCGCCGCGTTCCCCAACGGCCATCCGCGCTCGCGGCACCCCCGAGAGCACATCGACGCGCTGCTCGCGAAGCAGGCGGCGGGAGCCGACGCCGCGATCACGCAGCTGTTCTTCCACGCGGAGGACTACCTGCGGTTCGTCGACCGTGCGCGCGCCGCCGGCGTGGTGATCCCGATCCTCCCCGGCATCATGCCGGTGACCTCCCCGGGCAAGCTCGCCCGGATGCTGGAGCTGACGGGGGAGCCGCTGCCGGCCGACCTGTCGATCGACCTCGAGGTCGAGCCCACCGCGGAGGGCCGTCGCGAGGTGGGCATCGCCTACGCCGCGCGGCTCGCTCGCGAGGTGCTCGCGGGCGGCGCCCCGGGCATCCACCTGTACGCCTTCAACGAGCACGAGACCGTGCTCGCCGTCCTGCGCGAGGCGGGCATCCCGCTCCGCGAGACCGCCGCTTCCTGA
- a CDS encoding alpha/beta hydrolase family protein produces MVQTLPFGSWPSPISARDIAGNAPRLGDARFVGDDVWWAEGVAAEGGRTAVLRASDGRRVLPAPWSARSRVHEYGGGAWTADESGRLLFVEQSDQRIHLLAAGADPVPLTPAGAGMAFGDLVLTDGRLWAVRETQSGEGAPRRDIVVVPLDGSAAADGSAIRSVVSGSDFVAYPAPRGDRIAWVAWDHPDMPWDAAELRLGRIESDGRVREWTTLAGGRRAWEAQDVSALQPQWTSDDDLLFVADPPICEGGPARWNLRRARLAAGATAVVESILPADADTGGPLWNLGTRWYAPLDDGRVLAVQTNGRDRLVVVSPDTRAVTELETPLAQVLVKDVRGSQVLLSGAGPRTPGGIWLLDVDARTVTPVRGGETDLDLVWMPEALPLTFPGPHGEVHAFAYPPTNPEVTAPEGELPPYLALVHGGPTAHVAGDLSLAVAYFTSRGIGVLDVNYGGSTGYGRAYRERLQGGWGVVDVDDVAAAARGMAESGFADPARLAIRGGSAGGWTVLCALADTDVFAAGISRYGVADLRMLVAETHDFEARYIDKLVGPLPEAADLYESRSPLSRPQLLQTPLLIEQGADDPVVPPSQAEALRDALAANGVPHAYLLFEGESHGFRGSEAIVRSLESEVAFLGAVLGFTAPDVPALEIEALSAPDGTV; encoded by the coding sequence ATGGTGCAGACGCTTCCGTTCGGCTCATGGCCGTCGCCGATCTCCGCCCGTGACATCGCCGGGAACGCGCCGCGGCTGGGAGACGCCCGGTTCGTCGGCGACGACGTCTGGTGGGCGGAGGGGGTCGCCGCCGAGGGCGGGAGGACCGCCGTGCTGCGCGCGAGCGACGGGCGGCGCGTGCTGCCCGCGCCGTGGAGCGCGCGGTCGCGCGTGCACGAGTACGGCGGCGGCGCATGGACGGCGGACGAGTCGGGGCGGCTCCTCTTCGTCGAGCAGTCCGACCAGCGCATCCACCTCCTCGCGGCGGGCGCGGACCCCGTGCCGCTCACCCCCGCCGGCGCGGGCATGGCATTCGGCGATCTCGTCCTGACGGATGGCCGGCTCTGGGCGGTGCGGGAGACGCAGAGCGGCGAGGGGGCACCGCGACGCGACATCGTCGTCGTCCCGTTGGACGGCAGCGCCGCGGCGGACGGGTCGGCCATCCGCAGCGTCGTGTCGGGGAGCGACTTCGTGGCCTATCCCGCGCCGCGCGGCGACCGGATCGCATGGGTCGCCTGGGATCATCCGGACATGCCCTGGGACGCAGCGGAGCTGCGGCTCGGCCGCATCGAGTCGGATGGCCGGGTGCGGGAGTGGACGACGCTCGCCGGCGGACGACGAGCGTGGGAGGCGCAGGACGTGTCGGCGCTGCAGCCGCAGTGGACCTCGGACGACGACCTCCTCTTCGTCGCCGATCCGCCCATCTGCGAGGGCGGACCCGCCCGCTGGAACCTCCGGCGCGCGCGCCTGGCGGCCGGCGCGACGGCCGTGGTGGAGTCCATCCTCCCCGCCGACGCCGACACCGGGGGCCCGCTGTGGAACCTCGGCACCCGCTGGTACGCCCCGCTCGACGACGGCCGCGTGCTCGCGGTGCAGACGAACGGGCGGGACCGCCTCGTGGTCGTCTCCCCCGACACGCGCGCGGTGACCGAGCTCGAGACCCCGCTCGCGCAGGTCCTCGTGAAGGACGTGCGCGGCTCGCAGGTGCTGCTCTCCGGCGCGGGTCCGCGCACCCCCGGCGGCATCTGGCTGCTGGACGTCGACGCGCGCACCGTCACCCCGGTGCGCGGCGGCGAGACCGACCTCGATCTCGTCTGGATGCCCGAGGCGCTGCCGCTGACCTTCCCCGGCCCTCACGGCGAGGTGCACGCCTTCGCCTACCCGCCGACGAACCCCGAGGTCACCGCGCCCGAGGGCGAGCTGCCGCCGTATCTCGCGCTGGTCCACGGCGGGCCGACCGCGCATGTCGCGGGCGACCTCTCCCTCGCCGTGGCGTACTTCACGAGCCGCGGGATCGGCGTCCTCGACGTCAACTACGGCGGCTCGACGGGCTACGGACGCGCCTACCGCGAGCGTCTGCAGGGCGGATGGGGCGTGGTCGACGTCGACGACGTCGCCGCCGCCGCGCGCGGGATGGCCGAGTCCGGCTTCGCGGACCCGGCGCGTCTGGCCATCCGGGGCGGGTCGGCGGGCGGGTGGACCGTGCTGTGCGCGCTCGCCGACACCGACGTCTTCGCCGCGGGGATCAGCCGCTACGGCGTGGCCGACCTGCGCATGCTCGTCGCCGAGACCCACGACTTCGAGGCGCGCTACATCGACAAGCTCGTGGGCCCGCTGCCCGAGGCCGCAGACCTCTACGAGAGCCGCTCGCCGCTGTCGCGGCCACAGCTCCTGCAGACGCCGCTGCTCATCGAGCAGGGCGCGGACGACCCGGTCGTGCCGCCCTCCCAGGCCGAGGCGCTGCGCGACGCGCTGGCGGCGAACGGGGTGCCGCACGCGTACCTCCTCTTCGAGGGCGAGTCGCACGGCTTCCGCGGCAGCGAGGCGATCGTGCGCTCGCTGGAGTCGGAGGTGGCGTTCCTGGGCGCGGTGCTGGGATTCACCGCACCCGACGTGCCGGCGCTGGAGATCGAGGCGCTGTCGGCGCCCGACGGTACCGTCTGA